From one Bacteroides intestinalis DSM 17393 genomic stretch:
- a CDS encoding SDR family NAD(P)-dependent oxidoreductase, with amino-acid sequence MKGKNIIITGANRGIGKVLVEMFAKAGTNVWACMRKESESFIMWKAELERVHNVWIKLVYFDITDGESLNIGIKKILDENLKIDILINNAGISTVGLLSQTKIEDVKVLFDTNYFSMLNIIQKISKKMIRQRSGVIINMGSIAGIEPQPGKIAYGSSKAAVLFMTQCLAKELGPLGIRVNAIAPGPIETEMIQQYNTEQLKQLSVESSLRRLGKTEEIAQVALFLASERASYINGAIIKVDGGR; translated from the coding sequence ATGAAAGGTAAGAATATTATAATAACAGGTGCGAACCGTGGCATAGGTAAGGTTCTTGTAGAAATGTTTGCGAAAGCTGGTACTAATGTTTGGGCATGCATGCGTAAAGAAAGCGAAAGTTTCATCATGTGGAAAGCAGAACTAGAGCGAGTACATAATGTTTGGATAAAACTTGTTTATTTTGATATAACTGATGGTGAATCACTTAATATTGGAATAAAAAAAATTCTCGATGAGAACTTGAAAATAGATATTCTTATAAATAATGCTGGTATCTCTACTGTGGGATTGTTAAGTCAGACTAAAATAGAGGATGTAAAAGTGTTGTTTGATACCAATTATTTTTCTATGCTCAATATTATTCAGAAAATATCAAAAAAAATGATTAGGCAAAGAAGTGGGGTAATAATTAATATGGGCTCTATTGCAGGTATCGAACCACAGCCAGGTAAGATTGCGTATGGAAGTAGTAAGGCTGCCGTATTATTTATGACCCAATGTTTGGCGAAAGAATTGGGACCTCTTGGAATTAGGGTAAATGCCATAGCTCCTGGACCGATAGAAACTGAAATGATTCAACAATATAATACTGAACAATTAAAACAGTTATCAGTAGAGTCGTCGTTAAGACGTCTGGGTAAAACAGAAGAAATTGCTCAAGTAGCATTATTCTTGGCATCGGAACGAGCTTCATATATCAATGGTGCGATTATTAAAGTTGATGGAGGACGATAA